The Candidatus Taylorbacteria bacterium genome contains the following window.
CCCAAAATAGTCCTCACAATTTGAGCGCGTAGTACAATAAAAAGAACCGCAACAGGAATTGACCAAAAGATGATATGTCGCCCGGCGATTATGATTTGCTTCAAAAATTTATCCGTTTCGCCGTTGGTGTACAACCGGCTCAAGGTGGGAAAAGCGGCAAGAGAATAGCTTACGCCGATAATGGAAAGGGGAACGGACTGAAGATTGAACGAGAGATTGAAAATAGCGATTGAACCTTCTCCCATCAAAGATGCGAAAGCGACCAGAAAGAGAAGTGAAATTTGCATTGAGGAAAGCGTGAGAGTTCGGGGAAAAGAGATGAGAACTACCTTTTTTATCTGGCTCCAATCGATGGCAAATGTAAATTTTGGAAAAATTCCCTCGCGAAAAATGACCAAAACCTGGAGAGCGAAATGCAAGAAAGACCCGACCACCACCCCAAATATCACTCCTTGAATACCCCACCTCGGCGCAAAAAAAACGATGCCCGCGATAATGCCGAGATTATAAAACAGGGGGGAAAGCGCGTAGGCAAGAAATCTCTTGTACACCTGCGTCAAGCTGGCAAAAAAATTCGACAGACCAAGAAAAATCGGGGAAACAAGAAGAATGCGGGTAAATGTTATGAGATCGAGCAAAGCCTTATGGTCGGTGATCCCGGGAAAAAGAATCGGAGCTAGGTAGGGAATTAGGAAAAATAGTAGTGCGCTTGTACCAATGACAAACAAAGAGAAGAAGGAAAAAATGCTGTTTACGAACTTTTTTCCACCGTCCCCTTCCTTGTTCATTTTTTCAATGAGAAACGGCACAAGAACGCTCACGGACACCAGAGAACCCACTGTCACGAAAATAAAATCGGGAATGCGAAATGAAGCATAGTAGATATCCAGGCTTGAACCCGCTCCGAAATGATGCGCCAGAAGGCGATCGCGCACCAATGCGAGAAGTTGCGAGAGAAATGCAAACCCGCCCAAAAGAAACGCGGCCTCATGCAAGCCATGAATTTCTCTATTTAATAATTTTAAAATCTTTGAAACCATCGGTCATGTATAACTTGTAACATGTAACGTGTAACGTAAGAAAAAAGATCATCTTTATCAGACGCTACACGTTACACGTTTTGCGTTACATGTCTAACTATTCCCCTTCTTGGACCGGCAATTCCTTCCTATTTTCCGGTTCATTGTCTATCGGAGGCTTGGCATCCGTAAATGGCTCACGCCCAGCTCGCAAATTCGAAAGAATGAGTTCTACTTCTTTGTTATCGAGATTTAATTTTTGAATTTCTTCAAATTGAGCGAGAGCGTCATTTTTTTGTCCCAACTTGTAGTAGCTAAGACCGAGAAAATATCGCGCATTCGAGTACGTGCCGTTTGCAAGCGAGACCGATTGCAGAAGCGCATCCCTGGCACCCGCATAGTCTTTACCTGAATACTTCAAAAATCCGAGTTGGAAAAAGACGACCGGATTTCCTGGGTCGAGTTTGCTTGCCGCCTCAACGGCAGAGAGTGCCCCGGGAAGATTATTCTCCAGTATCTCAATTTGCGAAAGAAGATAGATAGCTTCGATATAATTATTTTTTAACTTGAGAGACTGCGCGATAAGATCCCGAGCCCCCTTCATATTGTTATTCAGAGCCTCAAGCCGAGCTTCGAAAAGAACGAGGGAGGGATTCCTGGGATTCAACTTCGTAGCCTGCCCATACGCTTCCTTCGCCAACCCGTAGGCGTCTTTATTTCCGAGAGCAAACACTGATTCGTAGACCGACCCTAAAACCGCAAAGTTCTGATAATCCGTTTTGCCGAGTGCCACTCCTGCTTTCGCACTTTCAATCGCTTTTGGCAGTACGGTCTCAAATCGGCTCTTCAGAATTTCCGTTGACACGTCCTTTGTATTCAAAATCACATTGATATCGTAGGCATATAATTGTGTGAGAATTCGGTAATAGTCGTCGCTTTTGAAGATGTTGAGAGCCGAGAGAATGTCCGCTTCAGCCAGTTCGGAATTGCTACTCTTATTGAACTCCGTAATTCCCTTTTGTACAAAGAAAATGCTCAAAAATCTCTGTCCGCCGATGTATCCGAGCGCCACTGTGCCAATCATGCCGATACCAAGTAGAAATAAAGCCGAGATTTTTTTAAATCTTGAAAGTGTATAGACAGTGGTCTTTGTCCCGATATGTTTCGATTCCTGAAGAGTGGCGATAAAAACACCTGTAAACAAAAACGCAAATACATACAAAACAGTGCCGGGAATATACGCAACATGGAAGACCCAGAGAAAGAGTGCGCCGAAAAAAGAGAAAAGAATGGCGAACCGCGAAAAGGGGTCTTTCGGAGTATTCCTAAGCGCTTTCCACCCGAGCCAAAGAAAAGAAAAGAGGAAAAATATCCATGTGAGGCCACCCACGATCCCCGTCGTAATGAAATACGTTGGAATGAGCCCGATTCCAATATTGAAATCCGCGTTCCAATACGGAGAAAGATTAAGGTTATCTGGCTTATACTTCTGCCACTCGCCTTGAAATTGATTAGGCCCAGCTCCAAAGTACGGCTTTGATGCCAGAGTATTCTTTCCTATTTCCCATGTGCTCACCCAATTGGGCCTGACTTCGAAATCGGAAATGTCGACGTATTTTTTAATGCCGGCACTGATATTTCCGCCCCAAAAAATAAAAATCAGAGAGATGACAAGGACAACCAGAGATGAGATAGCGAACATTCTTTTTGAAGGTGTAGTGGCATTTGCTTGCGATTCCGCTTCCGGAGAAGGTTTTTTTGCCCCAAACCACCACCAGTAGAGCGCGAGAAGAAGCGCGAATGCCCCGACCGCTATCCAGAGAGAAAGAAAATTCACAATGGCGAGAAAGGCGAGCGATAGCACAAGTACTTTGACCTCAATTAGTCTCAAAAAACGATTTTTTGGAAAACGACATTGAATTGCTACCAGAGAAGTAACCGCGGAAAGACCAAAAAATATGCCGAGCTCGTTCCATTTGCCGATAAGATTGGTAGCAGAATTTTGAAAAACTCCGAGAGAGAGGAAATCCGCTCCGAATATCAATCGAGCAAC
Protein-coding sequences here:
- a CDS encoding lipid II flippase MurJ, which gives rise to MVSKILKLLNREIHGLHEAAFLLGGFAFLSQLLALVRDRLLAHHFGAGSSLDIYYASFRIPDFIFVTVGSLVSVSVLVPFLIEKMNKEGDGGKKFVNSIFSFFSLFVIGTSALLFFLIPYLAPILFPGITDHKALLDLITFTRILLVSPIFLGLSNFFASLTQVYKRFLAYALSPLFYNLGIIAGIVFFAPRWGIQGVIFGVVVGSFLHFALQVLVIFREGIFPKFTFAIDWSQIKKVVLISFPRTLTLSSMQISLLFLVAFASLMGEGSIAIFNLSFNLQSVPLSIIGVSYSLAAFPTLSRLYTNGETDKFLKQIIIAGRHIIFWSIPVAVLFIVLRAQIVRTILGSGEFNWTDTKLTAAAFAIFSLSALAQSLSLLFVRGYYSASQTKKPLFINLFSAGLVVAFSFFFMEMYRDFESVRNFIESILKVQSLSGTIVLMLPLGFAMGSIANALILWLYFKRDFNLKSGALLKTFFQSLSASLVMGAVSYYFLNIFDNVLNLETLPGIFLQGFFSGIIGIIVGCLVLKLMKNEEISVIWSTLHKKIWKSEIIPAETRL